From Mya arenaria isolate MELC-2E11 chromosome 12, ASM2691426v1, the proteins below share one genomic window:
- the LOC128211761 gene encoding protein PIF-like, producing the protein MLRGSLVLLIVSTLELVLSQAPVDLCNGAIDVDGTSYKSHEECDKFIECSYDATGKQYGWVRQCSFGTYWNMDLLTCVAVDKAACTRDRCAGKPDGEIYPAANNCRGFWQCAGGKSQPQCCALDQMFDTALSACVADKQKTCKSTSCFPRFVVPTICDKEAIPGKPGFYNEVVSGWGKMERPCAPGTGFHQESCHCLNAVELSKVVRPCKPEIYLPFTTNHMDESGNEFHVKNTNVVVSNGMAYFDGNTSHLEIPRFTNIQHGTTIVINVKYQSNHNVIQGMSQAIVGNNGCSNIPTLLIAEDSSNVYIGVGTDNKTFAYTDLPQFGQDGETREIMYKFANGTLYGRMSAPTGQMSENSVAAPGNFRQARCALQVGFADDLVPFKGWIDELTVYLCDPAPTSA; encoded by the coding sequence ATGCTACGAGGCTCCCTCGTTCTACTCATTGTATCAACACTGGAGTTGGTGCTCTCACAAGCCCCCGTAGACCTCTGCAATGGTGCCATAGACGTGGACGGAACCAGCTACAAAAGTCACGAGGAGTGCGACAAATTCATTGAATGCAGCTATGATGCCACGGGGAAGCAGTATGGCTGGGTGAGGCAGTGTTCCTTCGGCACCTACTGGAACATGGACCTGCTCACGTGCGTGGCGGTGGACAAGGCGGCGTGCACGAGGGACCGGTGTGCCGGCAAGCCGGACGGGGAAATATATCCGGCGGCGAACAACTGTCGTGGGTTCTGGCAGTGCGCGGGAGGTAAGTCACAGCCACAGTGCTGTGCACTGGACCAGATGTTTGACACAGCCTTATCGGCGTGCGTTGCAGACAAACAAAAGACATGTAAAAGTACGTCGTGTTTTCCACGCTTTGTAGTGCCAACAATTTGTGACAAGGAGGCGATTCCTGGCAAACCGGGCTTTTACAACGAAGTGGTCTCAGGTTGGGGAAAGATGGAGCGTCCGTGTGCTCCCGGAACTGGGTTTCACCAAGAGTCTTGCCACTGCCTAAATGCCGTTGAGCTTAGTAAGGTCGTTCGTCCGTGTAAACCAGAAATCTACCTTCCTTTTACCACCAACCATATGGATGAATCCGGAAATGAGTTCCATGTGAAAAATACGAACGTCGTGGTTAGCAATGGTATGGCTTATTTTGACGGAAACACCAGTCATCTTGAGATACCACGCTTCACGAACATCCAGCACGGCACAACCATCGTGATAAACGTGAAATATCAGTCTAACCATAACGTTATACAGGGCATGTCTCAGGCTATTGTGGGTAACAATGGTTGCAGCAACATACCCACGCTGCTCATTGCCGAGGACTCCTCGAACGTATACATTGGCGTGGGTACGGACAACAAGACGTTCGCGTACACTGACCTGCCACAGTTTGGTCAGGACGGAGAAACACGTGAAATCATGTATAAGTTTGCCAATGGTACGCTCTACGGGCGGATGAGCGCTCCAACTGGCCAGATGTCGGAAAATTCTGTCGCCGCTCCTGGAAATTTTCGACAGGCCCGTTGCGCTCTGCAGGTCGGATTCGCTGACGACTTGGTGCCGTTTAAGGGCTGGATAGACGAGCTGACAGTGTACCTTTGTGACCCTGCGCCGACATCAGCTTAA